One genomic window of Corynebacterium diphtheriae includes the following:
- the cas1 gene encoding type II CRISPR-associated endonuclease Cas1 produces MNPGWRVVDLIDFDGKVSYQRGQLAITSDSGELRATLPLAQIAVVLIGNKIIISGAVLVKLSEYDIAVLVCDWRRVPVAGSFSWNEHTRIAARQRAQASLSLPRQKSAWAQIIKAKILGQARTAAQLGFDATDLKNLARAVRSGDVDNREAMAAKRYWEIISTEDDFRRLPGLAATGWNGALDYAYTVLRGHGMRAICSAGLVGTLGVFHHGRGNQFALVDDLIEPFRPAIDYAVFSIVSNAQELDKETKRQLVAAVEEPFNSAGQSIPTVFTAFAQQYGRYVEGDVEKLVPPIWEGPFDAEER; encoded by the coding sequence ATGAATCCTGGATGGCGAGTTGTGGATCTGATCGATTTTGATGGCAAAGTCTCATATCAGCGTGGACAGCTCGCCATCACATCAGATTCTGGTGAATTACGTGCAACGTTGCCGTTGGCGCAGATCGCTGTTGTGCTTATCGGCAATAAGATAATTATTAGCGGTGCAGTTTTGGTCAAACTTTCTGAGTATGACATTGCTGTATTGGTATGCGATTGGCGCAGGGTTCCTGTCGCAGGGTCTTTTTCATGGAACGAACATACGCGTATTGCGGCACGGCAACGTGCTCAAGCGAGTTTATCGCTTCCGCGACAAAAATCCGCTTGGGCTCAAATTATTAAGGCGAAAATATTAGGCCAAGCACGGACTGCTGCCCAGTTAGGTTTTGATGCTACCGATTTAAAGAACTTGGCTAGGGCGGTTCGTTCTGGGGACGTGGATAACCGTGAAGCTATGGCTGCTAAGAGATACTGGGAAATTATCTCAACTGAAGATGATTTCCGAAGATTACCTGGGCTTGCTGCTACGGGGTGGAACGGGGCTTTGGATTATGCGTATACAGTCTTGCGTGGACATGGTATGCGTGCGATTTGTTCTGCTGGTCTAGTGGGGACGTTGGGCGTTTTTCATCATGGCCGAGGTAATCAGTTTGCTCTGGTGGATGATCTAATTGAGCCTTTCCGTCCGGCTATTGATTACGCGGTTTTTTCAATTGTGTCTAATGCACAAGAGCTGGATAAGGAAACTAAACGCCAGCTTGTGGCTGCTGTGGAAGAGCCTTTCAATTCTGCGGGGCAGTCAATTCCGACGGTTTTTACCGCGTTCGCTCAACAGTATGGGCGGTATGTGGAAGGTGATGTTGAGAAATTAGTACCGCCTATTTGGGAAGGTCCCTTCGATGCCGAAGAAAGGTAG
- the cas2 gene encoding CRISPR-associated endonuclease Cas2 — protein sequence MPKKGSDPVWCVVMFDLPVKTKTQRKQATAFRQNLLDLGFCMAQLSVYVQYLPLAAKLSNLVKLIKEKLPPGGDVRILSVSDIQWSKMIRFSSSAEVSGEEKPDQLAIF from the coding sequence ATGCCGAAGAAAGGTAGCGATCCGGTGTGGTGTGTGGTGATGTTTGATCTTCCGGTGAAGACAAAGACTCAGCGAAAGCAAGCAACGGCGTTTCGTCAGAATCTTTTAGATCTTGGATTCTGTATGGCACAGCTGAGTGTATATGTGCAGTACCTGCCTCTGGCCGCAAAGTTATCTAATTTGGTGAAATTAATTAAAGAAAAATTACCCCCAGGTGGGGATGTTCGAATCCTTTCGGTATCGGACATCCAATGGTCGAAGATGATCCGTTTTTCTTCTTCTGCAGAGGTTTCTGGCGAAGAAAAGCCTGATCAACTCGCGATTTTTTAG
- a CDS encoding transposase → MYNYRNGTYLKTVDPNDGPVTVDVPKDRAGTYIPTMVPKGSRRLTDVDDMIVSLYASGMTVRDIRHHMATVMRVDISHETISAVTDAVLDEVMVW, encoded by the coding sequence ATCTACAATTATCGCAACGGCACCTACCTAAAGACTGTTGATCCCAACGACGGGCCAGTTACCGTAGACGTCCCCAAGGATAGAGCTGGGACGTATATTCCCACCATGGTCCCGAAAGGCTCGAGGCGTTTAACGGATGTCGATGACATGATCGTGAGCTTGTATGCCAGTGGGATGACCGTGCGCGATATCAGGCACCACATGGCCACTGTTATGCGGGTGGACATCTCCCATGAGACGATTTCCGCGGTCACTGACGCAGTACTTGATGAAGTAATGGTGTGGTAA
- a CDS encoding IS256 family transposase — protein sequence MIFLDTLCIKVRDGGRVVNKSAYMAIGVDIEGIKHILGLWIAKEKGASFWVQVCSNLSNRGVKDVFIVCCDGLKGLPEAGEVTWPGPMVQTCVVHLIRAANRWGAYGDRKGVSAALEKVYTTLDEAGAVAALAEFADSEFGEKYPRSAKVWCDAWERFVPFCSFRRQPAMLSTSRIRLSRLTMSCVNLPATASNFTNDESALKALWLMICNIEDKRLAKRAKEGWRVAASAGRFVEGGKVSGWKQAINQMAVAYSDRFDQYL from the coding sequence GTGATCTTCCTCGACACGCTGTGTATCAAAGTCCGTGATGGCGGCCGCGTAGTCAACAAGAGTGCCTATATGGCCATCGGCGTGGACATCGAAGGAATCAAGCACATCCTAGGACTATGGATCGCCAAAGAAAAAGGCGCGTCCTTTTGGGTGCAGGTATGCTCCAACCTGTCCAACCGTGGGGTCAAAGACGTCTTCATTGTCTGCTGTGACGGGCTCAAGGGCCTTCCTGAAGCAGGAGAGGTAACCTGGCCAGGTCCGATGGTGCAAACCTGTGTGGTGCACCTTATTCGTGCTGCTAACCGGTGGGGAGCTTACGGGGATCGCAAAGGCGTATCCGCAGCGTTGGAGAAGGTTTATACTACCCTTGATGAGGCCGGTGCGGTGGCGGCACTGGCAGAATTCGCGGATTCTGAGTTTGGAGAGAAATACCCCAGGTCTGCCAAGGTCTGGTGTGACGCGTGGGAACGGTTTGTGCCGTTTTGTAGTTTCCGCCGGCAGCCCGCAATGTTATCTACATCACGAATTCGATTGAGTCGTTTAACAATGAGCTGCGTAAATCTACCTGCAACCGCGTCCAATTTTACTAACGATGAGTCGGCGTTGAAGGCGTTGTGGTTGATGATCTGCAATATCGAAGATAAACGTTTAGCTAAGCGCGCCAAGGAAGGCTGGCGAGTTGCCGCCTCAGCCGGCCGCTTTGTCGAAGGCGGGAAAGTCTCCGGATGGAAACAAGCCATCAACCAAATGGCTGTCGCTTACTCGGACCGCTTCGACCAATACCTCTAG
- the crgA gene encoding cell division protein CrgA — protein MPKSKINHSSTAYTAGSTANRTPVKINSTGTPLWYKIIMFGLILAGLLWLIVNYLAGQDISFMTELGPWNYGIGFGLFIIGLLMTMGWR, from the coding sequence ATGCCAAAGTCAAAGATCAACCACAGCTCCACCGCTTACACCGCTGGTTCCACCGCAAACCGCACCCCAGTGAAAATCAACTCCACGGGCACCCCGCTGTGGTACAAAATCATCATGTTCGGCCTCATCCTCGCCGGACTACTCTGGCTGATCGTTAACTACCTAGCAGGCCAAGACATCTCCTTCATGACCGAACTCGGACCATGGAACTATGGCATCGGCTTCGGACTCTTCATCATCGGCCTGCTTATGACCATGGGATGGCGTTAG